From Penicillium digitatum chromosome 5, complete sequence, one genomic window encodes:
- a CDS encoding Glycoside hydrolase, family 28, whose product MFFSSAIAIGLAPLLANAYLSGPVGPTTTVATKSAHKICNVLDYGAVADKSTDVGVAITSAWADCKNGGVVYIPPGDYAFKSWVTLSGGNSCAIQLDGILYRTGTAGGNMIMVEHTTDFEMFSSTSRGAVQGYGYEYHKEGSSGGARILRLYEVTDFSVHDIALVDAPVFHFCMETCENGEVYNLAIRGGNKGGLDGIDVWSTNIWIHDVEVTNKDECVTVKSPAKNILVENIYCNWSGGCAMGSLGSGVDISDITYRNIYTWKSNQMYMIKSNGGSGNVENLVLENFIGHGNAYSLDIDSAWSSMGKVPGNGVHLNNVTIKNWKGTEANGAQRGPIRVKCADGAPCTDITIEDFAMWTESGSYQWHSCESAFGSGACLKESDEHAPYTTTQTVKAVPSGYSAATMASDLAMAFGTALPIPIPVIPTSFYPGATPISELAGARATSS is encoded by the exons ATGTTCTTTTCTTCAGCGATCGCAATCGGCCTGGCGCCATTGCTCGCAAACGCCTACCTCAGCGGTCCAGTTGGCCCAACCACCACCGTCGCTACTAAATCCGCCCACAAAATTTGCAATGTACTGGACTACGGCGCTGTGGCAGACAAATCGACCGATGTCGGCGTGGCCATCACCTCCGCCTGGGCAGATTGCAAGAACGGCGGTGTGGTCTATATCCCACCTGGCGACTACGCCTTCAAGTCCTGGGTGACTCTGTCAGGTGGAAATAGTTGTGCTATCCAGCTGGATGGTATCCTCTATCGGACTGGTACCGCTGGAGGAAACATGATCATGGTCGAGCATACCACAGACTTTGAAATGTTCAGTTCTACCTCTCGGGGTGCTGTGCAAGGGTATGGATACGAGTACCATAAGGAAGGATCGAGCGGTGGAGCACGGATTCTGAGACTATATGAGGTGACCGACTTTTCGGTTCATGACATTGCTCTTGTTGATGCGCCTGTTTTCCATTTCTGCATGGAGACTTGTGAGAATGGTGAGGTTTATAACCTTGCTATTCGTGGTGGTAACAAGGGTGGCTTGGATGGAATTGATGTTTGGTCGACTAATATTTGGATTCATGAT GTCGAGGTCACCAACAAGGATGAGTGTGTCACGGTCAAG AGTCCCGCCAAGAACATCCTCGTCGAAAACATCTACTGCAACTGGAGTGGTGGTTGTGCCATGGGATCACTCGGTTCCGGCGTCGACATCAGCGACATCACCTACCGCAACATCTACACCTGGAAATCGAACCAGATGTACATGATCAAGAGCAACGGAGGCAGCGGTAACGTTGAGAACCTCGTCCTCGAGAACTTCATCG GCCACGGCAACGCCTACTCCCTCGACATCGACAGCGCCTGGTCAAGCATGGGCAAGGTACCCGGCAACGGCGTCCACCTCAACAATGTCACAATCAAAAACTGGAAAGGAACCGAAGCAAACGGTGCCCAGCGCGGACCCATCAGAGTGAAGTGTGCGGACGGCGCGCCCTGCACAGATATCACCATCGAGGATTTCGCCATGTGGACGGAGTCCGGCTCTTACCAGTGGCACAGCTGCGAGAGTGCATTTGGCTCCGGCGCGTGTCTGAAGGAGAGTGATGAGCATGCTCCGTACACGACTACCCAGACTGTCAAGGCTGTTCCTTCTGGATACTCTGCCGCTACCATGGCTTCTGACTTGGCGATGGCGTTTGGTACCGCGTTACCGATTCCTATTCCTGTGATTCCGACTTCTTTCTACCCGGGTGCGACCCCTATCAGCGAGCTGGCTGGTGCTCGGGCCACCTCATCTTAG